In Sphingopyxis macrogoltabida, the sequence GAAGGCGGCCCCGGTGAACAGCCCCGCTTCGGCAAGGATGGTCAGGCTGATCGGCGTGCCGATGCGCAGCATCTCGAAGAAGCGCGACCATTCGGAGCGCCACCAGTTGCCGAACAGGCGGTAGCGCCGCAGCCGCCTGTCGGTCTGGATGACAACGACATAGGCGAGCAGCATCAGCGCGCTGGTCATCACGCTCGATATCGCCGAACCGTGGAGCCCGAGCGCGGGCAGGCCGAGATGGCCGAAGACGAGTACCCAGTTGCCGAGCGCATTGACGCCAAGCGCAAAGAAGGTGATTGCCGTCGCGATCGTCGGCCGGCCGAGCGCCGAGACGAAAATGCGCAGCACGCTCGCCGCGATCATCGGGAACATGCCGAACATCAGGATGAGGAGGAAGCTCGCCGCGCGCGCCGTCAGGTCAGCGGGCTGGCCGGTCGCGCGCATGATCGGGCCGCCCGCTGCGCACACGCCCATGAAGAGCAGCGAGACGAGCGCGCTCAGCCACAGCGCCATGCGTACCGTGCGCCGTACCTCGCGCACGCTGTGCTTGCGGCGGCCGAGTTCCGCCGCGATCAGCGGCGCCGCCGCGCCGACCAGGCCCGTCCCCGTCCACAGCAACAGCCCGAAGATCGAAACGCCCAGCGACGAGGCGGCGAGCGCCGTATCGCCCAGCCGGGCAACGAAGATCACGTCGATCGCGTGCACCATCATCTGGAGCAGGTTCGCCGCCGCCAGCGGCAGGGCGAGCGCCCACGTCGCGCGGAACTCCGCACGGAAATTCTGCGGACGATCCGCAGTCAGGGGGTGGGCCTGCTCGAGCATAGCCGGCCCGGATAGGCGCGGGCGCGCGGCGCTTCAATCCCCCGGCAGCGCGCGAAGCGAAATTCCCGTCCATGGTGGCAAATCGGCCACATCGGCCGTCGGTCAGCGCGATGGGTCGAGGTAGATTTCGACGCGGCGATTGGCGATGGCTTCCACCGGCGTCCCGGCCAGCGGACGGCTGGTGCCGACACCCCGGGCCCGGATCGCTTTCGGATCGACGCCGCGCGCGCGCAGTTCGTTCGCGACGATATCGGCCATCCGCTGGCTATCGGCGAGCGTGCCTCCGCCGCTTTCGACATGACCTTCGACGCGAACCGAGCCGCGGCATTCACGCCACGCCAGCCAGGTGTTGCTGATCGTCAGATTGCCGACGGGCGGCATGTCGGTGCGCCGGGCAACGAAGGACAGGACAAAGGGATCATCGGGACGGCAGAAGATTGGCTTGCCCCCGCCGGCCGCCGCCATCGGGACGACCTCTGCCGGTGCCGGCAGGACGGGGAGGTCCGACGATGCGGTCGCGGAGACGGGCGCCTGCTGCGGCGGCTCGGGGTCGTCACGTCCAAAGGTGAGTGCGGCGACCGCGACGAGCAGCAGAGCACTCCCGGCGAACAACGGCCAATAGCGTGCTGGCCCGCCGCGAGTGGCTTCCGCCGCCATCGGATCCGCGGGAGCAGCCCGGCCCGGGTCCGGCGGCGCGCGATGCGCCAGTGCGGCGGCACGCTGCCGCGCGGTTTCGACAAGCGGGTCGTCCGGATTGGCGGCGATCCAGCCGCGCCACAGCCCCGCATCGGCCGCCTGTTCGCAGCGGACATAATCGCCCAGCCCCGGCCGCCCGACGAGGCGGCCGATCCGCCCCACCACCTGCCGCCAGCCCTCGCCAGTCTGGAAATCGCGGCGGTCGAACAGGTCGACCGCCTGCACCGACGCGAATTCCAGCGGCGGCAGGCAATCGTCGAGCCGCGCCGCGACCAGCCGCTCGTTCTGCCGCCCGGTGCGCGCCTCGGCGCGGATCCAGTCGCTGTCGGCGGCGAGCGCCGACCAGAGCACGAGAACGGCCTTCGCCGAGCGCACCTCGCGTTCGATTTCGCGATCGAAATCGGTGCCGGGTTCGATATGCGCGTCGAACCAGACCGACAGTTTCAGGTCGACGAGCGCGTTGTAGATGGCGACGCAGCGGCCGCGCTCCTCGCGCTTGTAGCTGATAAAGACGTCGGTCATCGTCCCGGGATAATGCGCAGGACGGCTATTTGCTCCACAGCATCGCCATCTCGACCGCAAAGGCGATGAAGGTCAGCGTCAGCCCGACTACGAACAGCCGGTAGGCATAGGCAAGGTAACGATATTTGCGCCGCGCTAGGACGATGCCGTTCTGATAGGTATCGCGCAGCATCGTCTCGTACAGATCCTCCTCGGTCCGGAGGCGCGCCTTCACCGCCGCGATGAACTCATCCTCGTCCATCTGCGCGAAGCGGCCGAAGAAGAGGATGTTGCTGTGATCCTTGCCGTCTCGATAGACGACCGGCGGCGCCTTGCCGACGCGCGGCAGCACCGCCGAAATCGCGAACAGCGCCGACAGGAAGGAAAAGGTCGCAAGGATCGCGAGCGGCATCGCCAGCGCCCCTCCCCCCGACCGCGCCTGCCCGATCGCGAGGGTGAAGACGACGAAGGTCGCGCCCATCAGGATCGATGCCTTCTGGTCGGCCATCTGCGACAATTGCATCGTGATCTGCTGGTTGGTACGGACGAGATGCACGGCATTCGGCGGGAAGGAAATCGGCGGCGGCGCCGGCGATGTCGTTGATTCTGCGCTGTCCATGCTGCCATGCCCCTGCCAGCGACCCTGTCACAGGAATGGCATGAAGTACCGCAACCGGCAAGATGCTGCCCTGTTCCCGCCGCATTCGCTTGCCAATCGGGCGGCAGCGCGGCATTCCCGCGCGCAATCTTATTTCTTTACGGGACGCACTTGCATGAGCACCGCCCTTCGCGACCAGATTTACGGCCTTATCGCCCCCTTCAACAAAAAGGGCGTCGAGCTGACCGATGCCACGACCTTTGCCGGCGACCTCGAATGGGACAGCCTGACGGTGATGGATTTCGTCGCCGAGGTCGAGGACACGTTCGACATCATCATCAGCATGAACATGCAGGCCGAAATCGAAACCGTCGGCCAGCTCGTCGCCGCGGTCGAGAAACTGCAGGGCTGACACCGCGATGACCGATCTTTTCAGCAAGTTCGACCCGCTGATCCAGCAGCGCGAGGCGCTGCTCGCGACCGGCGTCACCGATCCGTTCAGCCTGGTGATG encodes:
- a CDS encoding MATE family efflux transporter; translated protein: MLEQAHPLTADRPQNFRAEFRATWALALPLAAANLLQMMVHAIDVIFVARLGDTALAASSLGVSIFGLLLWTGTGLVGAAAPLIAAELGRRKHSVREVRRTVRMALWLSALVSLLFMGVCAAGGPIMRATGQPADLTARAASFLLILMFGMFPMIAASVLRIFVSALGRPTIATAITFFALGVNALGNWVLVFGHLGLPALGLHGSAISSVMTSALMLLAYVVVIQTDRRLRRYRLFGNWWRSEWSRFFEMLRIGTPISLTILAEAGLFTGAAFLMGRIGETELAGHTIALQVAALAFQIPFGVAQAATIRVGLAYGARDHRGIGFAGQASLLLGIGFMAFTALIMWLFPKLVLSIYVDVDAARNAALVGFAMQFLVVAAAFQLFDGAQAVAAGVLRGLQDTRIPMIIAVCGYWIAGYGTAIYLGFWTPLRGVGVWIGLAVGLIVVSAVLLTRWRMRSRLGLLPA
- a CDS encoding TIR domain-containing protein, translated to MTDVFISYKREERGRCVAIYNALVDLKLSVWFDAHIEPGTDFDREIEREVRSAKAVLVLWSALAADSDWIRAEARTGRQNERLVAARLDDCLPPLEFASVQAVDLFDRRDFQTGEGWRQVVGRIGRLVGRPGLGDYVRCEQAADAGLWRGWIAANPDDPLVETARQRAAALAHRAPPDPGRAAPADPMAAEATRGGPARYWPLFAGSALLLVAVAALTFGRDDPEPPQQAPVSATASSDLPVLPAPAEVVPMAAAGGGKPIFCRPDDPFVLSFVARRTDMPPVGNLTISNTWLAWRECRGSVRVEGHVESGGGTLADSQRMADIVANELRARGVDPKAIRARGVGTSRPLAGTPVEAIANRRVEIYLDPSR
- a CDS encoding Pycsar system effector family protein — its product is MDSAESTTSPAPPPISFPPNAVHLVRTNQQITMQLSQMADQKASILMGATFVVFTLAIGQARSGGGALAMPLAILATFSFLSALFAISAVLPRVGKAPPVVYRDGKDHSNILFFGRFAQMDEDEFIAAVKARLRTEEDLYETMLRDTYQNGIVLARRKYRYLAYAYRLFVVGLTLTFIAFAVEMAMLWSK
- a CDS encoding acyl carrier protein; the encoded protein is MSTALRDQIYGLIAPFNKKGVELTDATTFAGDLEWDSLTVMDFVAEVEDTFDIIISMNMQAEIETVGQLVAAVEKLQG